The proteins below come from a single Triticum aestivum cultivar Chinese Spring chromosome 5D, IWGSC CS RefSeq v2.1, whole genome shotgun sequence genomic window:
- the LOC123123897 gene encoding uncharacterized protein isoform X2, giving the protein MEYVAAARSLTPMSRRTRHAHRLQLAADPPLQAPPPPPPLPPPLQPTTAGIGIGNGNGIQVQQQHSHRRMDLEQELQPTTAGIVNGNGAQMQQQQQQQQQQQQSQRRMDLEQEVAELKQQLGNEQMVHHILERALHAPTNSSNSARSVLLNIPAFIPAKAKQLLAELVLVEEEITRLESQIHTMKGGLTLSQQQRASISMASNTYSYPASVQTNNNGNGNGNPPSIYTNESSGNGRVSNGGTAKTPGNTPTAHSAQASARHGSNNVNGGATIGNRTPTHTAPTLARQASNEVAPEIKSMFFISQAMNAEYLQRHLAATATDDKPAKSPRDQARGSSGAAAVSPKLNGNIFGLPPRNSLEKQSERAPEKPTRVSREPSPPAKRDEQSKTQLPNKLSERIVKCLAVIFIRLLRSSRVAEMEKSGNLARSGNLQGSFRIDTVLNVAAAKEKDQRGQQDHYGIFGLPDSVIRDIGPYKNLVRFTSSAFDLRGFSSSPLLTKLREMLEALQQVDLRFLTHQQKLAFWLNIYNTCIMHGILQHGLPSNSEKLLALKNKATINVSGQKFNALVIENFVLRQPSSVKEEFWKCNVDVEEQQVRGLYGLNSSEPNILFAMCCGTRSSPALRIYKADRVMMDLEKAKLDYLQASLVVTSTRRLMIPGLIHSNMHDFAKNMESLLRWICDQLPTSWSLRKSMVDCLRGHQGHLKVEDVVEVIPYDYEFQYLLPM; this is encoded by the exons ATGGAGTACGTGGCCGCGGCGCGGTCTCTGACTCCGATGAGCCGCAGGACTCGCCATGCTCACCGCCTCCAGCTCGCCGCCGATCCTCCTCtgcaggctcctcctcctcctcctcctcttcctcctccg TTGCAGCCGACGACGGCAGGCATTGGCATTGGCAACGGCAACGGCATACAGGTGCAACAACAACACAGCCATAGGCGCATGGATCTTGAGCAAGAG TTGCAGCCGACGACGGCAGGCATAGTCAATGGCAACGGCGCGcagatgcaacaacaacaacaacaacaacaacaacaacaacaaagccagAGGCGCATGGATCTTGAGCAAGAG GTGGCGGAGCTGAAGCAGCAGCTGGGCAACGAGCAGATGGTGCACCACATCCTCGAGCGCGCCCTGCACGCCCCGACCAATTCATCAAACTCGGCGCGCTCCGTGCTCCTCAACATCCCGGCCTTCATCCCGGCCAAGGCCAAGCAGCTGCTCGCCGAGCTCGTGCTCGTCGAGGAGGAGATCACGCGCCTCGAGTCCCAGATACACACCATGAAGGGCGGTCTGACCCTCTCGCAGCAGCAGCGAGCATCAATTTCAATGGCGTCCAACACGTACTCGTACCCGGCAAGTGTCCAAACCAATAATAATGGCAACGGCAACGGTAACCCGCCAAGTATCTACACTAACGAGAGCAGTGGCAATGGTCGTGTCAGCAATGGAGGAACAGCTAAAACACCGGGTAACACCCCGACGGCACACTCGGCTCAGGCGTCGGCTCGTCATGGCAGCAACAATGTCAATGGAGGAGCTACGATAGGTAACCGCACGCCCACGCACACGGCGCCGACGTTGGCTCGTCAAGCCTCGAATGAGGTGGCGCCGGAGATAAAGTCCATGTTCTTCATCAGCCAGGCCATGAACGCCGAGTACCTCCAGCGACACCTCGCCGCCACGGCCACCGACGACAAGCCGGCCAAGAGCCCCAGAGACCAGGCCAGAGGGTCATCGGGAGCCGCCGCCGTCAGCCCGAAGCTCAACGGTAACATCTTCGGCCTCCCGCCAAGAAACTCCCTTGAAAAG CAATCGGAGCGAGCACCAGAAAAACCCACCAGAGTCTCCCGAGAACCTTCGCCGCCGGCGAAGAGGGACGAGCAGAGCAAGACCCAGCTGCCGAACAAGCTGTCGGAGAGGATCGTGAAGTGCCTGGCGGTGATCTTCATCAGGCTCCTCCGGTCGTCGCGGGTGGCGGAGATGGAGAAGTCCGGCAACCTCGCCAGGTCGGGGAACCTGCAGGGAAGCTTCCGGATCGACACGGTTCTGAACGTGGCGGCTGCCAAGGAGAAGGACCAGAGGGGCCAACAGGACCACTACGGCATCTTCGGGTTGCCGGACTCGGTGATCCGGGACATCGGCCCATacaagaacctcgtgaggttcacaTCGAGTGCCTTCGATCTCCGAGGGTTCTCCAGCTCCCCTCTGCTCACCAAGCTGAG GGAGATGTTGGAGGCCTTGCAGCAGGTGGATTTGAGGTTTCTGACGCACCAGCAGAAGCTAGCGTTTTGGTTGAACATTTACAACACCTGCATCATGCAC GGAATCCTGCAGCATGGTTTGCCCTCAAACTCTGAAAAGTTGCTGGCACTGAAGAACAAG GCAACCATCAATGTTTCAGGGCAGAAGTTCAATGCACTGGTGATTGAAAATTTCGTCTTGAGGCAACCATCCAGTGTGAAAGAA GAATTCTGGAAGTGCAATGTCGATGTCGAAGAACAGCAGGTGAGGGGTCTCTATGGATTGAATAGTTCGGAGCCAAACATTCTTTTCGCGATGTGCTGCGGCACCAGATCTTCGCCAGCG CTGAGGATATACAAGGCGGACCGCGTGATGATGGATCTGGAGAAGGCGAAGCTGGATTACCTACAGGCTTCGCTGGTGGTGACCTCGACGAGGAGGCTAATGATCCCAGGCCTGATACACTCCAACATGCACGACTTTGCCAAAAACATGGAGTCGCTGCTtcggtggatctgtgaccagctCCCGACATCTTGGTCGCTCAGGAAATCCATGGTAGACTGTCTGAGGGGACACCAGGGCCACCTCAAGGTTGAAGACGTCGTGGAGGTGATCCCATATGATTATGAGTTTCAGTACCTGTTGCCCATGTGA
- the LOC123123897 gene encoding uncharacterized protein isoform X3, translating into MEYVAAARSLTPMSRRTRHAHRLQLAADPPLQAPPPPPPLPPPVQLQPTTAGIGIGNGNGIQVQQQHSHRRMDLEQEVAELKQQLGNEQMVHHILERALHAPTNSSNSARSVLLNIPAFIPAKAKQLLAELVLVEEEITRLESQIHTMKGGLTLSQQQRASISMASNTYSYPASVQTNNNGNGNGNPPSIYTNESSGNGRVSNGGTAKTPGNTPTAHSAQASARHGSNNVNGGATIGNRTPTHTAPTLARQASNEVAPEIKSMFFISQAMNAEYLQRHLAATATDDKPAKSPRDQARGSSGAAAVSPKLNGNIFGLPPRNSLEKQSERAPEKPTRVSREPSPPAKRDEQSKTQLPNKLSERIVKCLAVIFIRLLRSSRVAEMEKSGNLARSGNLQGSFRIDTVLNVAAAKEKDQRGQQDHYGIFGLPDSVIRDIGPYKNLVRFTSSAFDLRGFSSSPLLTKLREMLEALQQVDLRFLTHQQKLAFWLNIYNTCIMHGILQHGLPSNSEKLLALKNKATINVSGQKFNALVIENFVLRQPSSVKEEFWKCNVDVEEQQVRGLYGLNSSEPNILFAMCCGTRSSPALRIYKADRVMMDLEKAKLDYLQASLVVTSTRRLMIPGLIHSNMHDFAKNMESLLRWICDQLPTSWSLRKSMVDCLRGHQGHLKVEDVVEVIPYDYEFQYLLPM; encoded by the exons ATGGAGTACGTGGCCGCGGCGCGGTCTCTGACTCCGATGAGCCGCAGGACTCGCCATGCTCACCGCCTCCAGCTCGCCGCCGATCCTCCTCtgcaggctcctcctcctcctcctcctcttcctcctccg GTTCAGTTGCAGCCGACGACGGCAGGCATTGGCATTGGCAACGGCAACGGCATACAGGTGCAACAACAACACAGCCATAGGCGCATGGATCTTGAGCAAGAG GTGGCGGAGCTGAAGCAGCAGCTGGGCAACGAGCAGATGGTGCACCACATCCTCGAGCGCGCCCTGCACGCCCCGACCAATTCATCAAACTCGGCGCGCTCCGTGCTCCTCAACATCCCGGCCTTCATCCCGGCCAAGGCCAAGCAGCTGCTCGCCGAGCTCGTGCTCGTCGAGGAGGAGATCACGCGCCTCGAGTCCCAGATACACACCATGAAGGGCGGTCTGACCCTCTCGCAGCAGCAGCGAGCATCAATTTCAATGGCGTCCAACACGTACTCGTACCCGGCAAGTGTCCAAACCAATAATAATGGCAACGGCAACGGTAACCCGCCAAGTATCTACACTAACGAGAGCAGTGGCAATGGTCGTGTCAGCAATGGAGGAACAGCTAAAACACCGGGTAACACCCCGACGGCACACTCGGCTCAGGCGTCGGCTCGTCATGGCAGCAACAATGTCAATGGAGGAGCTACGATAGGTAACCGCACGCCCACGCACACGGCGCCGACGTTGGCTCGTCAAGCCTCGAATGAGGTGGCGCCGGAGATAAAGTCCATGTTCTTCATCAGCCAGGCCATGAACGCCGAGTACCTCCAGCGACACCTCGCCGCCACGGCCACCGACGACAAGCCGGCCAAGAGCCCCAGAGACCAGGCCAGAGGGTCATCGGGAGCCGCCGCCGTCAGCCCGAAGCTCAACGGTAACATCTTCGGCCTCCCGCCAAGAAACTCCCTTGAAAAG CAATCGGAGCGAGCACCAGAAAAACCCACCAGAGTCTCCCGAGAACCTTCGCCGCCGGCGAAGAGGGACGAGCAGAGCAAGACCCAGCTGCCGAACAAGCTGTCGGAGAGGATCGTGAAGTGCCTGGCGGTGATCTTCATCAGGCTCCTCCGGTCGTCGCGGGTGGCGGAGATGGAGAAGTCCGGCAACCTCGCCAGGTCGGGGAACCTGCAGGGAAGCTTCCGGATCGACACGGTTCTGAACGTGGCGGCTGCCAAGGAGAAGGACCAGAGGGGCCAACAGGACCACTACGGCATCTTCGGGTTGCCGGACTCGGTGATCCGGGACATCGGCCCATacaagaacctcgtgaggttcacaTCGAGTGCCTTCGATCTCCGAGGGTTCTCCAGCTCCCCTCTGCTCACCAAGCTGAG GGAGATGTTGGAGGCCTTGCAGCAGGTGGATTTGAGGTTTCTGACGCACCAGCAGAAGCTAGCGTTTTGGTTGAACATTTACAACACCTGCATCATGCAC GGAATCCTGCAGCATGGTTTGCCCTCAAACTCTGAAAAGTTGCTGGCACTGAAGAACAAG GCAACCATCAATGTTTCAGGGCAGAAGTTCAATGCACTGGTGATTGAAAATTTCGTCTTGAGGCAACCATCCAGTGTGAAAGAA GAATTCTGGAAGTGCAATGTCGATGTCGAAGAACAGCAGGTGAGGGGTCTCTATGGATTGAATAGTTCGGAGCCAAACATTCTTTTCGCGATGTGCTGCGGCACCAGATCTTCGCCAGCG CTGAGGATATACAAGGCGGACCGCGTGATGATGGATCTGGAGAAGGCGAAGCTGGATTACCTACAGGCTTCGCTGGTGGTGACCTCGACGAGGAGGCTAATGATCCCAGGCCTGATACACTCCAACATGCACGACTTTGCCAAAAACATGGAGTCGCTGCTtcggtggatctgtgaccagctCCCGACATCTTGGTCGCTCAGGAAATCCATGGTAGACTGTCTGAGGGGACACCAGGGCCACCTCAAGGTTGAAGACGTCGTGGAGGTGATCCCATATGATTATGAGTTTCAGTACCTGTTGCCCATGTGA
- the LOC123123897 gene encoding uncharacterized protein isoform X1 — protein MEYVAAARSLTPMSRRTRHAHRLQLAADPPLQAPPPPPPLPPPVQLQPTTAGIGIGNGNGIQVQQQHSHRRMDLEQELQPTTAGIVNGNGAQMQQQQQQQQQQQQSQRRMDLEQEVAELKQQLGNEQMVHHILERALHAPTNSSNSARSVLLNIPAFIPAKAKQLLAELVLVEEEITRLESQIHTMKGGLTLSQQQRASISMASNTYSYPASVQTNNNGNGNGNPPSIYTNESSGNGRVSNGGTAKTPGNTPTAHSAQASARHGSNNVNGGATIGNRTPTHTAPTLARQASNEVAPEIKSMFFISQAMNAEYLQRHLAATATDDKPAKSPRDQARGSSGAAAVSPKLNGNIFGLPPRNSLEKQSERAPEKPTRVSREPSPPAKRDEQSKTQLPNKLSERIVKCLAVIFIRLLRSSRVAEMEKSGNLARSGNLQGSFRIDTVLNVAAAKEKDQRGQQDHYGIFGLPDSVIRDIGPYKNLVRFTSSAFDLRGFSSSPLLTKLREMLEALQQVDLRFLTHQQKLAFWLNIYNTCIMHGILQHGLPSNSEKLLALKNKATINVSGQKFNALVIENFVLRQPSSVKEEFWKCNVDVEEQQVRGLYGLNSSEPNILFAMCCGTRSSPALRIYKADRVMMDLEKAKLDYLQASLVVTSTRRLMIPGLIHSNMHDFAKNMESLLRWICDQLPTSWSLRKSMVDCLRGHQGHLKVEDVVEVIPYDYEFQYLLPM, from the exons ATGGAGTACGTGGCCGCGGCGCGGTCTCTGACTCCGATGAGCCGCAGGACTCGCCATGCTCACCGCCTCCAGCTCGCCGCCGATCCTCCTCtgcaggctcctcctcctcctcctcctcttcctcctccg GTTCAGTTGCAGCCGACGACGGCAGGCATTGGCATTGGCAACGGCAACGGCATACAGGTGCAACAACAACACAGCCATAGGCGCATGGATCTTGAGCAAGAG TTGCAGCCGACGACGGCAGGCATAGTCAATGGCAACGGCGCGcagatgcaacaacaacaacaacaacaacaacaacaacaacaaagccagAGGCGCATGGATCTTGAGCAAGAG GTGGCGGAGCTGAAGCAGCAGCTGGGCAACGAGCAGATGGTGCACCACATCCTCGAGCGCGCCCTGCACGCCCCGACCAATTCATCAAACTCGGCGCGCTCCGTGCTCCTCAACATCCCGGCCTTCATCCCGGCCAAGGCCAAGCAGCTGCTCGCCGAGCTCGTGCTCGTCGAGGAGGAGATCACGCGCCTCGAGTCCCAGATACACACCATGAAGGGCGGTCTGACCCTCTCGCAGCAGCAGCGAGCATCAATTTCAATGGCGTCCAACACGTACTCGTACCCGGCAAGTGTCCAAACCAATAATAATGGCAACGGCAACGGTAACCCGCCAAGTATCTACACTAACGAGAGCAGTGGCAATGGTCGTGTCAGCAATGGAGGAACAGCTAAAACACCGGGTAACACCCCGACGGCACACTCGGCTCAGGCGTCGGCTCGTCATGGCAGCAACAATGTCAATGGAGGAGCTACGATAGGTAACCGCACGCCCACGCACACGGCGCCGACGTTGGCTCGTCAAGCCTCGAATGAGGTGGCGCCGGAGATAAAGTCCATGTTCTTCATCAGCCAGGCCATGAACGCCGAGTACCTCCAGCGACACCTCGCCGCCACGGCCACCGACGACAAGCCGGCCAAGAGCCCCAGAGACCAGGCCAGAGGGTCATCGGGAGCCGCCGCCGTCAGCCCGAAGCTCAACGGTAACATCTTCGGCCTCCCGCCAAGAAACTCCCTTGAAAAG CAATCGGAGCGAGCACCAGAAAAACCCACCAGAGTCTCCCGAGAACCTTCGCCGCCGGCGAAGAGGGACGAGCAGAGCAAGACCCAGCTGCCGAACAAGCTGTCGGAGAGGATCGTGAAGTGCCTGGCGGTGATCTTCATCAGGCTCCTCCGGTCGTCGCGGGTGGCGGAGATGGAGAAGTCCGGCAACCTCGCCAGGTCGGGGAACCTGCAGGGAAGCTTCCGGATCGACACGGTTCTGAACGTGGCGGCTGCCAAGGAGAAGGACCAGAGGGGCCAACAGGACCACTACGGCATCTTCGGGTTGCCGGACTCGGTGATCCGGGACATCGGCCCATacaagaacctcgtgaggttcacaTCGAGTGCCTTCGATCTCCGAGGGTTCTCCAGCTCCCCTCTGCTCACCAAGCTGAG GGAGATGTTGGAGGCCTTGCAGCAGGTGGATTTGAGGTTTCTGACGCACCAGCAGAAGCTAGCGTTTTGGTTGAACATTTACAACACCTGCATCATGCAC GGAATCCTGCAGCATGGTTTGCCCTCAAACTCTGAAAAGTTGCTGGCACTGAAGAACAAG GCAACCATCAATGTTTCAGGGCAGAAGTTCAATGCACTGGTGATTGAAAATTTCGTCTTGAGGCAACCATCCAGTGTGAAAGAA GAATTCTGGAAGTGCAATGTCGATGTCGAAGAACAGCAGGTGAGGGGTCTCTATGGATTGAATAGTTCGGAGCCAAACATTCTTTTCGCGATGTGCTGCGGCACCAGATCTTCGCCAGCG CTGAGGATATACAAGGCGGACCGCGTGATGATGGATCTGGAGAAGGCGAAGCTGGATTACCTACAGGCTTCGCTGGTGGTGACCTCGACGAGGAGGCTAATGATCCCAGGCCTGATACACTCCAACATGCACGACTTTGCCAAAAACATGGAGTCGCTGCTtcggtggatctgtgaccagctCCCGACATCTTGGTCGCTCAGGAAATCCATGGTAGACTGTCTGAGGGGACACCAGGGCCACCTCAAGGTTGAAGACGTCGTGGAGGTGATCCCATATGATTATGAGTTTCAGTACCTGTTGCCCATGTGA
- the LOC123123898 gene encoding uncharacterized protein, translated as MGESRGSIFFFGTYRPPVPLDIFSCPADPPPSSAEDELLLTDDASYNQNGRPVPPAALKEILGFLRKTNPELASDCGATLEDVDAGHVTGMVFVSERDRGLETLHLALRRSTGGEVKVLSLLGDIYGLDDLGVRMEDSGCIAGGYMVDGVTVGHSLVYVSTKEEVKARRTPWTVVYRTDLADGKTERLTPQGQYDLSPAVSPSGKMVAVANFQKSEWNGEIENLKTDIVIMEVHWRGLGGDGRRRVIKDAGWPTWGSDNVIFFHRGFDKTPPTNTADWAVFRYDLAAHREERVTPVGIDAMTPAAISETRVAVATVRQKSKQVEMMVERVMDQYRHVEIFDTTTPSCKPPSVQITQRMRPLGDHYNPFVLDGGRRIGYHRCRTDKLTPHGEQKSIEKRFDKVQSGESEVGLYRVTGVFPSISKNGKKLAFVDNEFQAVWLVEADSEAAPRIVYKAKSNKSVFSTSWNQNDELDTLYVCEGPAFSIEKPVQIIRIPNVSTHDPEEHKLKSFALTDHKYNCAFPSTNPEGTKLVFRSSRDRVQGGKREDKNLFIIDAEKGEYAGVDQLTNGPWTDTHCSWSPREGCDWIVFSSSRGKPGGAPASDHGLDSGYFSVYLVNAKDMAEGVVPVRVIHSAPTIAGHVNHPVFSPDMMSIVFTADLAAVSVDPISMPHFMHSVRPYGDIFSVELLDREDMAKNKDIHKYHRITHSRYEYSTPTWSPHTDGEQDPNTRWKMLERVPYITPRCPYARGQHGEKEGWHMTGHLIIDKRSC; from the exons ATGGGGGAGAGCCGCGGCAGCATCTTCTTCTTCGGGACCTACAGGCCACCTGTGCCCCTGGACATCTTCTCCTGCCCGGCTGATCCGCCGCCGTCATCTGCCGAGGACGAGCTTCTCCTCACCGACGACGCGTCGTACAACCAGAACGGCCGGCCCGTCCCGCCGGCGGCGCTCAAGGAGATCCTGGGTTTCCTGCGCAAGACGAACCCCGAGCTGGCCTCCGACTGCGGCGCCACCCTGGAGGACGTGGACGCGGGCCACGTCACCGGCATGGTTTTCGTCTCCGAGAGGGACCGCGGCCTTGAGACGCTGCACCTAGCCCTGCGCCGCTCCACCGGCGGCGAGGTGAAGGTGCTGAGCCTGCTGGGCGACATCTATGGCTTGGACGATTTAGGCGTGCGCATGGAGGACAGCGGCTGCATCGCCGGCGGCTACATGGTGGATGGCGTCACCGTGGGCCACTCACTCGTCTACGTGTCCACGAAGGAGGAGGTGAAAGCCCGGCGCACCCCGTGGACCGTGGTCTACAGGACCgaccttgccgatggcaagaccgAGCGCCTCACTCCACAAGGCCAGTACGATCTGAGCCCGGCCGTGTCGCCGTCCGGGAAGATGGTGGCGGTGGCCAACTTCCAGAAGAGCGAGTGGAACGGCGAGATCGAGAACCTCAAGACCGACATCGTGATCATGGAGGTGCACTGGCGAGGGCTGGGGGGCGATGGCCGCAGGCGTGTGATCAAGGACGCCGGCTGGCCGACCTGGGGCAGCGATAACGTCATCTTCTTCCACCGAGGGTTCGACAAGACGCCGCCCACCAACACCGCAGACTGGGCCGTGTTCCGATACGACCTCGCGGCTCACAGGGAAGAGCGGGTCACCCCGGTGGGCATCGACGCCATGACTCCGGCGGCCATCAGCGAGACCAGAGTGGCCGTGGCGACCGTCCGACAGAAATCCAAGCAAGTCGAAATGATGGTGGAGCGCGTGATGGATCAGTACCGGCACGTGGAGATCTTCGACACGACAACCCCTTCGTGCAAGCCGCCCTCTGTACAGATCACccagaggatgaggccgttgggagACCACTACAACCCCTTCGTGCTCGATGGCGGCAGACGCATCGGCTATCACCGATGCAGAACTGACAAGCTCACTCCGCAC GGTGAGCAGAAAAGCATCGAGAAGAGGTTTGACAAGGTGCAGTCGGGCGAATCGGAGGTCGGGCTGTATAGGGTGACGGGCGTGTTCCCGTCCATCTCCAAGAACGGCAAGAAGCTGGCCTTCGTGGACAACGAGTTCCAGGCCGTGTGGCTGGTGGAGGCCGACAGCGAAGCCGCCCCGCGCATCGTCTACAAGGCCAAGTCCAACAAGAGCGTCTTCTCCACGTCGTGGAACCAGAACGACGAGCTGGACACGCTCTACGTCTGCGAAGGCCCGGCTTTCAGCATCGAGAAGCCGGTGCAGATCATCAGGATCCCCAACGTGTCCACCCACGACCCCGAGGAGCACAAGTTGAAGTCGTTCGCCCTCACCGACCACAAGTACAACTGCGCCTTCCCGTCCACCAACCCGGAGGGGACCAAGCTCGTGTTCCGCTCCAGCAGGGACAGGGTCCAGGGAGGGAAGAGGGAGGACAAGAACCTCTTCATCATAGACGCGGAGAAGGGGGAGTACGCTGGCGTGGACCAGCTCACCAATGGGCCATGGACAGACACCCACTGCAGCTGGTCACCCAGGGAAGGCTGCGACTGGATCGTCTTCTCCTCGAGCCGCGGTAAGCCGGGTGGCGCGCCGGCGTCCGACCACGGCTTGGACTCGGGCTACTTCTCCGTCTACCTGGTGAACGCCAAGGACATGGCCGAGGGCGTGGTGCCGGTGCGGGTGATCCACAGCGCGCCCACCATCGCAGGGCACGTGAACCACCCCGTGTTCAGCCCGGACATGATGAGCATCGTCTTCACCGCCGACCTCGCTGCCGTCTCCGTCGACCCCATCTCTATGCCGCACTTCATGCACTCGGTCAGGCCCTACGGCGAcatcttctccgtcgagctcctcgACAGGGAGGACATGGCCAAGAACAAGGACATCCACAAGTACCACCGGATCACGCACAGCCGCTACGAGTACTCCACGCCTACGTGGTCGCCCCACACCGACGGCGAGCAAGATCCCAACACCAGGTGGAAGATGCTGGAGAGAGTCCCGTACATCACGCCACGGTGCCCGTACGCGCGCGGCCAACATGGCGAGAAGGAGGGCTGGCACATGACCGGCCACCTCATCATAGACAAGAGGTCCTGCTGA
- the LOC123121234 gene encoding uncharacterized protein C6orf132 yields MLINEERVSFSNPTRKRCQTQIPRQKVELLIDPVRLGTEQSPPFFSFLPNSPTRNPCRRFFFLAQRGRPDAAAPSSTSSPAPPLIVAYSAAIPSSVSAGRMDRRREKFAGAPPAPPLFAGAPPAPPLFAAAPPAPPMFAAANSSSGQSAPGLWQSTNPTIPANALSIACGYGEEQLQAFALEKYEANQQSAFQHLTMWRDLKDNGKWLAAMKKNEWGAR; encoded by the exons ATgttaattaatgaggagagagtcTCGTTCAGTAACCCCACAAGGAAACGGTGCCAGACGCAGATACCTAGGCAAAAGGTGGAGTTATTAATCGATCCCGTGCGGCTGGGTACCGAGCAGTCGCCTCCTTTTTTCTCGTTCCTCCCCAACTCCCCCACGCGCAACCCCTGCcgccgcttcttcttcctcgcccagCGCGGTCGCCCCGATGCAGCCGCTCCATCCTCCACCAGCAGCCCCGCCCCGCCGCTGATCGTCGCCTACAGCGCCGCCATACCATCCTCAGTTTCAGCCGGCCGCATGGACCGTCGCCGGGAGAAGTTCGCCGGGGCACCACCGGCTCCGCCTCTGTTCGCCGGGGCACCACCGGCTCCGCCTCTGTTCGCCGCTGCACCACCGGCTCCTCCTATGTTCGCAGCTGCCAACAGCTCCTCCGGCCAGTCAGCACCTGGTCTTTG GCAGTCCACGAACCCCACCATTCCAGCCAATGCACTATCGATCGCATGTGGTTATGGTGAGGAGCAGCTACAGGCCTTCGCCTTGGAGAAATATGAAGCCAACCAACAATCAGCTTTCCAACATTTGACAATGTGGAGAGATCTGAAGGACAACGGAAAGTGGCTTGCAGCAATGAAAAAAAATGAATGGGGAGCAAGATAA